Below is a window of bacterium DNA.
TGGATGAGCTGCAACCGCGGCGTCTTCCGCGCCTCGCGCGCCGAGGTCCTCGCGCGGCTGGCCGGCGGGACGGCGCCGATCCGCAGCGCGAGCTTCGGCGTCGCCGACGGCATGAAGAGCGCCGAGTGCGACGGCGGCTACTTCCCCAACTCCTACCAGGCGCCCGACGGCCGGATCTACTTCCCGACGCTGCGCGGCGCGGCGATCGCCGACCCGACGCGGCTGTCGTCGAACCCGGTGCCGCCGCCGGTCAACGTCGAGCGGATGACGGTCAACCGCCGCGACGTCGATCTGCGCGCGTCGTCGGTCGTCCCGCCGGGCGCGCGGGAGATCGAGTTCGACTACGCCGCGCTCTCGCTGCGCGCCCCCGACCGCGTCCGCTACCGCTACAAGCTCGAGGGGTACGACAAGGACTGGGTGGACGCCGGGGCGCGGCGCGAGGCGTACTACACCAACCTCTCCCCCGGGGACTACGTCTTCCGCGTCGTCGCCAGCAACGACTCCGGCGTCTGGAACACCACCGGGGCCTCGATCGCCTTCCGCCTCGCCCCGCGCTTCTACCAGACGTGGTGGTTCGCCGTCGTCGTGCTCGCCGGGATCGGCCTGGCGCTGCGGGGCGTCCATCTCTACCGCGTGCGGCAGCTGCGGGTGAGCAACCTCCAACTGGAGGAGGCGGTGCGCCGCCGCACGGCCGAGCTGGTCGTGCGCGGCGAGGAGCTCGCGCGGACGAACGCGGAGCTGAAGACGGCGAAGGAGGCGGCCGAGGCGGCGAGCCGCTCCAAGAGCGAGTTCCTGGCGACGATGAGCCACGAGATCCGCACGCCGATGAACGGCGTGATCGGGATGACGCAGCTCGCGCTCGACACGAAGCTGACGCGCGAGCAGCGGGAGTACCTCGACGCGGTCAAGCTCTCCGCCGACTCGCTGCTCAGCCTGCTCAACGACATCCTCGACTTCTCCAAGATCGAGGCGGGGAAGCTGGAGTTCGACCCGGTCGAGTTCCCGCTGCGCGGGCGGCTCGACGACGCGATGAAGGCGCTGGCCTACCGCGCCGAGCAGAAGCGTCTCGACCTTTCCTGCCAGGTGGACCCCAACGTCCCGGAGATGGTCGTCGGCGACGCGGGACGGGTGCGGCAGGTCGTCGTGAACCTCGTCGGCAACGCGATCAAGTTCACCGAGGAGGGGGAGATCGTCGTCGGCGTTTCGCTGGAGGAGGCGGCCGACGACCGCGTGCGGCTGCGCTTCGCCGTCTCGGACACCGGGATCGGCATCGCGCCGGAGAAGCAGGCGCTGATCTTCGATCCGTTCACGCAAGCCGACGGCTCGACGACGCGCGTCTACGGCGGCACGGGGCTGGGGCTTTCGATCTGCCGCCGCCTCGTGGAAATGATGAACGGCGCGATCTGGGTCGAGAGCGAGGTCGGGCGGGGAAGCACCTTCTACTTCACCGCCGAGCTCGGCCTCCCGGTCGGCGCGACCGCGCCGGGCCGTCCGCCGGATCTCGACCGCTTGGTCGGGACGCGGGTGCTGCTGGTGGACGGGCGCGCGCTCAGCCGCCGCTTCGTCTTCGACAGCCTCGTCCACTGGGGCTTCGACGCGACGCTGGCCCGGACGATCGTCGAGGGCCGCGAGGCGGCGCGCGTCGCGGCGGCGGAGGGCCGCCCGTTCGGCGCCGCGGTCGTCGACCTGCCGCCGGGCGACGACGACGCGACGGAGCGGGTCGAGGCGCTCGTCGCCGATCCGGCGTTCGCCGGCGTCGCCGTGATCCTGCTCGCGCCGGCGGGCTGGCGCGCCGACGCGACGCGCTTCCCGGCGCTCGCCGCGACGTCGCGCCTGACCAAGCCGGTCCGCAGCAGCGAGGCGCTCGACGCGATTCTCGCCGCGTGCGGCGTCGGCGGCGAAGAGGACGAGACGGCGCCGACCGGGCGGCAGATCATCCAGCCCGCCCCGACGCGGCCGCTGCGCGTGCTGCTCGCCGAGGACCATCCGGTCAACCAGAAGCTCGTCGTGCGGCTGCTGGAGAAGGTCGGCCACACCGTCGTCGTCGCCGCGAACGGGCGGCTGGCGGTCGAGGCGTGGGAACGCGAGCCGTTCGACGTGATCCTGATGGACGTGCAGATGCCGGAGATGGACGGCTTCGAGGCGACGCTGCGGATCCGCGCCGCCGAGCACGGGACCGACCGCCACATCCCGATCATCGCCATGACGGCCCACGCGATGAAGCGGGACCGCGACGGCTGCCTCGCCGTCGGGATGGACGGCTACGTGGCCAAGCCGGTGCAGGCGGTCGAGCTGTTCGAGCTGATCGACGCGATCGTCGTGCGCGGCGAGACGATGCCGTCGTGACGGTTGGCGGGCCCCGCGGCCCGCTCCTACCATCGCCGCCATGCCCGAGAGCGGTCCCTTCATTGCGCTGACGGTCGACGAGCGCGCGCGCCGCGCGCCGCGCGGGACGACGCTGTTCGCGCTGCGCGACGCGCTGAAGCCGGGCGCCGACGTGCTCGTGGTCAACGGATTCCCGCGGACCGCGGACGTCGAACTTGCCGACGGCGACGTCGTGGCGCTGATCCGCCGCGGCGAGATCCCCGCGCGCGACGAGCTGGAGTCGCTGATGGCGGCGCGCCACACGCCGGGCGTCCACGCGCGGGTCAAGCGGGCCGCGGCGGGGATCGCCGGCTGCGGCGGCCTCGGCAGCGCGGCGGCGATCGCGCTGGCGCGGGTCGGGATCGGGCGGCTGCGGCTCGTGGACTTCGACGTCGTCGAGCCGAGCAACCTCAACCGGCAGCAGTTCTTCGTCGATCAGATCGGGCGGCCGAAGGTCGAGGCGCTCGCCGAGAACCTCGCGCGGATCAACCCGTTCGTCGTCGTCGAGACGGAGCGGCGGCGGATCGGGCGGGACGACGCGGCGGCGGTCTTCGCCGGCTGCGACGTCGTGCTGGAGTGCTTCGACGACCCGCTCGCCAAGCGCGAGCTGCTGCTCGGGCTGCGCGCCGGCGCCCCGGCGACGCCGCTCGTCGCCGCGTCGGGGGTCGCCGGCTTCGGCACGGCGAACTCCGTGCGCGTGCGGCGGGCGATGGAGAACGTCTGGGTCGTGGGCGACGGCGAGACGGCGGCCGCGCCGAAAACGGGGCTGATGGCGCCGCGGGTCGGCGTCGCCGCGCACCATCAGGCGAACGCGGCGCTGCGGCTGATCCTCGGGCTCGACCCGGTGGAATGAGCGCCGGCGGGCGGCGGCGCGCCGCGGCGTCGGAACGAGCGGAGCGACGACGATGAGGCTGCGATTGAACGGCGAGTTGCGCGACGTTCCGGAGGGGACGACGATCGGCGCGTTGATCGCGTCGCTCGGCCTCGCCGCCGAGCGGGTCGCGGTGGAAGTCGACGGCGACGTCTTCGGCGGGGCGGAAGCGGCGGACCGCGAGCTGCGGCCGGACGAGCGCGTCGAACTGATCCAGTTCGTCGGCGGCGGTTGAGCCGCGTCGCGGCGCGGCCGGAGGAACGTCGAAATGCGCGGCCAAGGGCCTTTGGCGATCGCGGGGGTCGAGTTCTCCTCCCGCCTGCTCGTCGGCACGGGAAAGTTCAGCTCGCCGCAGGCGATGGCCGCGGCGCTCGACGCGTCCGGCGCGGAGATCGTCACCGTCGCGCTGCGCCGCGTGGACGTCGGCGCCGGGCCGGACGCGACGCTCGCCGCGCTCGATCCGAAGCGCCATCGTCTGCTGCCGAACACCTCGGGGGCGCGCGACGCCGTCGAGGCGGTGCGCCTCGCGAAGCTCGGCCGCGCCGCCTGCGGCACGGAGTGGGTCAAGCTCGAGGTCGTGCCCGACCCGCGCTACCTGCTGCCCGATCCGGTCGAGACGCTCAAGGCGGCCGAGGAACTGGTCAAGCTCGGCTTCGTCGTGCTCCCCTACATGAACGCCGACCCGGTCCTCGCGCGGCGGCTGGAGGAGGCGGGCTGCGCGACGGTGATGCCGCTCGCGGCGCCGATCGGCAGCGCGCGCGGCCTGCGGACGCGGGAGCTGGTCGAGATCATCGTCGAGGAGGCCGGCGTTCCGGTCGTCGTCGACGCGGGGCTCGGCCTCCCGTCGCACGCCGCGGA
It encodes the following:
- the thiS gene encoding sulfur carrier protein ThiS translates to MRLRLNGELRDVPEGTTIGALIASLGLAAERVAVEVDGDVFGGAEAADRELRPDERVELIQFVGGG
- a CDS encoding response regulator, whose product is MVVLSLAAAAAAPAAALDPGRAVHQYTDETWASEQGLPQNSIHAIAQTKDGYLWLGTQEGLVRFNGRNFTVFDKRNTEALKANQVMALGAARDGSLWVSLETGGLVHFENGRFERFGVAQGLPSNRLSHLLEDRRGALWIVTADGAGLVRREGGSFRTFTRKDGLPTALVRSVAEDAGGAIWAGTALGPARFDGRRFVPVSIPGLPFNADVFVLMAAKDGALWAATTGVLVRRAPDGSTKVLTPADGLQEGEPQALAEDRDGNIWYGAASGLQRISRGRIESAADPLGKGMTLAIFEDREGSLWVGTDGDGLHRMRDGAIISLTEADGLPPGSAWYVLPDRDGAIWIGMANNALARVEGGRVRTFGSKEGMRLPLIGNTSAAVDENGVAWFSEVDAGLARFKDGRFTTWLLKEKFPYNIVSFAPRRAGGLWTILRDGTLAVFRDGKLTPFGTPSDALRRPILVFEDRDGFLWYGSDGYGLRRFSPDGASTLFTQKNGLPDGGVMAIFQDREGDIWLGTWGSGLAHFENGRFRAVTTADGLFDDVVYTIQEDAAGYFWMSCNRGVFRASRAEVLARLAGGTAPIRSASFGVADGMKSAECDGGYFPNSYQAPDGRIYFPTLRGAAIADPTRLSSNPVPPPVNVERMTVNRRDVDLRASSVVPPGAREIEFDYAALSLRAPDRVRYRYKLEGYDKDWVDAGARREAYYTNLSPGDYVFRVVASNDSGVWNTTGASIAFRLAPRFYQTWWFAVVVLAGIGLALRGVHLYRVRQLRVSNLQLEEAVRRRTAELVVRGEELARTNAELKTAKEAAEAASRSKSEFLATMSHEIRTPMNGVIGMTQLALDTKLTREQREYLDAVKLSADSLLSLLNDILDFSKIEAGKLEFDPVEFPLRGRLDDAMKALAYRAEQKRLDLSCQVDPNVPEMVVGDAGRVRQVVVNLVGNAIKFTEEGEIVVGVSLEEAADDRVRLRFAVSDTGIGIAPEKQALIFDPFTQADGSTTRVYGGTGLGLSICRRLVEMMNGAIWVESEVGRGSTFYFTAELGLPVGATAPGRPPDLDRLVGTRVLLVDGRALSRRFVFDSLVHWGFDATLARTIVEGREAARVAAAEGRPFGAAVVDLPPGDDDATERVEALVADPAFAGVAVILLAPAGWRADATRFPALAATSRLTKPVRSSEALDAILAACGVGGEEDETAPTGRQIIQPAPTRPLRVLLAEDHPVNQKLVVRLLEKVGHTVVVAANGRLAVEAWEREPFDVILMDVQMPEMDGFEATLRIRAAEHGTDRHIPIIAMTAHAMKRDRDGCLAVGMDGYVAKPVQAVELFELIDAIVVRGETMPS
- the thiF gene encoding sulfur carrier protein ThiS adenylyltransferase ThiF; the encoded protein is MPESGPFIALTVDERARRAPRGTTLFALRDALKPGADVLVVNGFPRTADVELADGDVVALIRRGEIPARDELESLMAARHTPGVHARVKRAAAGIAGCGGLGSAAAIALARVGIGRLRLVDFDVVEPSNLNRQQFFVDQIGRPKVEALAENLARINPFVVVETERRRIGRDDAAAVFAGCDVVLECFDDPLAKRELLLGLRAGAPATPLVAASGVAGFGTANSVRVRRAMENVWVVGDGETAAAPKTGLMAPRVGVAAHHQANAALRLILGLDPVE
- a CDS encoding thiazole synthase → MRGQGPLAIAGVEFSSRLLVGTGKFSSPQAMAAALDASGAEIVTVALRRVDVGAGPDATLAALDPKRHRLLPNTSGARDAVEAVRLAKLGRAACGTEWVKLEVVPDPRYLLPDPVETLKAAEELVKLGFVVLPYMNADPVLARRLEEAGCATVMPLAAPIGSARGLRTRELVEIIVEEAGVPVVVDAGLGLPSHAAEAIEIGADAVLVNTAIAAADDPATMARAFKLAVEAATLARAAGPAATSREARASSPLTGFLREA